GAGCCCTGGCTTTGCCTCCAAAAGCCCAGCaacaggagcaaggagagccCACTGGGGTCTTCACAAGAAGATAAGGGTGATGAATGTGAGAGAGActgggtgagaccttgtctgggGATGGGTAAAGGTTCCAGAATGTTCCAGGGGAACTGACCCTGACTCCATGGCAAAAAAGGACACTGGTGAAGTAGCGGTAGCACTCCTCCACGTTGCCCAAGGGGGTTGCTGGTAGGGAAAGCAAGATGCAGCAGTGAGGCCCTCTCtggtatccattcattcacttcaTTCAACAGCTGTTTATGACCATGAGCTTCAGAAGCAGACAGATCTGGGTTTCAGCACTGGCTTGTTTCCTTAACTCATGTAACAAATATTGAACACCCACTATATGCCCACTGTATGCTGTTTTAGGCactgaacaagacagacaaggtccTGCCCTTACGAAGCTTATATTCTAGGGGAATAAACCAAGAAATAGATCATTTCAGCTATTAAACATTCTGAAGCAAGAGCTATTAAACATTCTGAAGCAAGAGCTATTAAACATACTAAAGCAGGTGTTATTGTGCACTatgcatatatttgcatatattatttctCAGAACAGTCCTGTAAAATGTGTGGTGTATCCTTAATTTCTAGATAAGGAAGCAGTGGATTGGAAAGCTGATGGCTTGTGTATGATGATGCTACTAATAATGACATATTCCAGGCAGAAATCCCCTGCTTCTGCTTCCCATGGTCACTTGTGCCAGCCCCGGTTCCTCTTCTCCCTGGGGCTCAAACCTGGTAGCTGCCCCCTCTCACCAATACAAGCCTTGTGAAGATCCTGGAGCAGGGCACAAGCCGCTGACGTCTGCTCCAGTGAGAAGCCCTGCTGGCGGCAGAAAATGAGCGCGTGGCAGAAGAGGTCCAGGGTGATGGCGTCCCGCAGGCTCTGCTCAGGACACCCTAGCTCCAGCAGCTCAGCCAGCACCcttgggagggagagaggagtgaGTGACAACTGGGCCTCCTTTCATCACTCTACACCCACCACATGCTTTGGAGTCAGCCATTCCTCATGTTTTCCCAACCTGACCCCTCAGCCTTTGCCAAGAGCTCTTCCCGCGCCCCCCTCAGTCCCTACTCCCTCATCTCCTCAGCATTGGTGGTCTTCTCCAGCTGGTGCATGGAATGGACGTCCAGGTACTTCCTGttatagtaaaagaaaaagagtattgGTGGCCGTTACCTATCATGACAGGGCTGTGACAGCTAGTGCGTGAGACTGGGAGTTGGCCACCGGCGTGAAGCTGGGCTCTTTTGCCAGCTTGCTGTGTAACTGCAAATCGTTAACTCTCTGGGCCTAAATGAACTCTTATGAGCCTCTCCATTTCTAAAGCCTAGGGTTAGGaatcttgaattcttttttctgctcTGCCACTACCTTGTATGACCTTGGTCAAGTACTCCCTGTGGCCCTCAGTGTCCCCCTCTGTACAATACTCCTTAGCGGCCATGAGACTCCATTTACATTCTGTCTTTGGCTCTTTTTTTCTCACACTGCCTCCTCTTTGGACTGGAGAGGCTGGAAAGCCAACTTCCAGTCACCTGGAGTAATTGCATCTCCAGGCCTcagtctcatctgtaaaatggggatgtccTGGCCACAGACAGGACTGTTGGGGAGACAATAAAGGAAGAACGCAAATATTCAGTGTAATTTTTGTCTCTTCACACTCACCACATGCAGATCCGGGGTCGGGGCAGCGGCGGCTGCGGAAAGAAAGCGAATTGGGGAAGGCAGCTGCGGTGTCCGGGCCCGTAGCGAATCTCCAGCAGGCCGGAGAAGCCGCTGTAACTTGCCATCTCAAGGACTAAGAAGGAGAGGCGCGGGCGAGGGAGGGCTTCAGCAGGCCCTAGGTGCTCTACGCGAGCACAGTAACCACCGGGGTCACACACCCTTGCCTCTCCTCGCCCAAGCAGCCCGGGAGACGTCCCGAACGTTAGTAAGCATAATGACAGGTGGCGCCTGCGGGGGAGCCGGTTTATAAATATTCACGAGCAGACCAGAGTGTCCCGCCCTCACCGGAAACAAGTTGGCTCCGGGGTCTTCATCCGCtttcgccgccgccgccgtcgtCCACTGAGTCCACACACTCGCACGCGTCCGCGCGGCCGACCCATGCACTGAGCTGCGATCCTTCCCCGCTTCCCGCCGCAGCTCGGAGAGATGTTCAAGCTCCGACTGCACCCTCATTCCCAAAAAGTGGCTGGTCTTGCGGTTGAGCATCTCTCCGCTCTTCCGTGCCGCGGGGCGCCCCGGGCTCCCGCCGCCTCGGTTCCAGGACAGCCAGCGCTCGGTCGGCGGCTACCAAGACCGGGCCCGTTCGCCTCGCTCCGGCCAATCTACGCGCGGAGAGGCGCGGCGGGGCGAATCCGTGGGGGCGTCTCCCTCCGTCTCAACGGCGACGGTTGCCAAGGGGGCTTATGAGGGAAGGAAGGCGGAAAGCGCAGGCTCACGCCAGTGGGTGCGAAGAGAACGCGCAGATACGTAAGAAGTTGCGAGTGCCCACCTGGGCTCCCTCTCTTCCAAGTTGCTAATACGAGGGCCGGCgctgtcctccaggctgggaAGTGGGAGCGCGGTGTCAGTTACTATGGGAACTGCCTCTTGGCCAATCACCGAGAGAAAGAGGAGGTGTTTGGGAAGAAGCCAGAGGACCCGAGTGGCGGGACCAAGCGTAACCAATAGAAGCAGAAGATAAAGAAGTTTCCTCACATCCGGGGCTGCCTTTGGCGCCTGCGCCCTGCGCACCGTTGGGGGGCGGCCAGTGACGTCCAGTGACGTCCGGTGAAATTCAAGATGGCGGCGCTAGGCTGACCCTGCTGCTGGTGAGGGCTCTGGCGCCGGGGGGGACGGGATCCAGCAGGTGTGTGCAGGGTGGAGGGTGTTTGGGGCTGTGGAACACCAGCCGTTCCCACATCTCTGCTCTGTGTCTTCTGCAGGTGACGGAAGTACCGCCTCCTCCCGTCTGACGCCCCTCAGGGGACCCTGCGCCGCTCCAGCCGCCGCGGCCATGTCTGGGCCAGGCAACAAACGCGCCGCCGGCGACGGGGGCTCAGGGCCCCCGGAGAAGAAGCTGAGTCGTGAGGAGAAGACCACCACGACTCTTATCGAGCCCATTCGTCTTGGAGGCATCTCTTCCACGGTTCGTGGGCTCTTGCTTTAACCCTCAGAACTTCCCAGAGCCCTCCATCTGTTCTCTGGCCAAACTGTCCGCAATATTACACCCACTTCCCCAAGTTTAGCAAGGTCCGCGTTACAGGACCTTGAAAGAAAGGTCAGAAAGAAGCTCAGAACACGACGCCTGTCTTCcctttacagataggaaaacagGTTTCCAGGGGGCGTGTGATTTGTCAAAGACTAAGGATTTACAAGGGGACAGGCAGTAACAACGTGAGCCTCCTCACAACAAAGACACTTTGGCTGTGTGTTGTCTGAGCCTCCTTAGATTCTGTTAGCGGTTAGTGTGGGAATACCTCCATCTCCCATGCATTCCAGATgctctgctcctctctctctctctgtgattGGTTTGTGGGCCCTGCTTGACCCTCTCGTCGGCCCCTTTGTTTCCTTTGGTAGGAGGAGATGGACCTGAAGGTACTACAGTTCAAGAACAAGAAACTGGCAGAGCGTCTGGAACAACGGCAGGCTTGTGAAGATGAACTCCGAGAACGAATTGAGAAGTTGGAGAAGCGGCAGGCCACAGATGATGCCACACTCCTCATCGTCAATCGCTACTGGGCCCAGGTGGATACCTTCTGCTTTCAAAGACCAGGCCTTGATTCAGCTGCCAATCCCCAGATTCCCCTGCTAGGAAAGGAGTATCATGTTGGAAAGCACTAAGGGATTCATAACATTTTTGATGTTTTCTCCTTCCAGCTGGATGAAACTGTGGAAGCCCTTCTCCGATGCCATGAGAGCCAGGGGGAGCTGTCTTCAGCGCCTGAGGCACCTGGGACCCAGGAGGGGCCAACATGTGATGGGACTCCTCTCCCAGAGCCGGGGACATCAGAGCTGAGAGGTAGGACCAGAGTGCTGGGATCTGGGGAGCTTAAGTTCTGGGAGAAGTCCTAGGGAGGAGGGGACTTTGGTGTTGGGCCCCTGAATTGCCTGCCTTACTACTTCTCATGAAATGGATTTCATGTTTGGGCAGTAAAGTGCAGTGCACAAAAACACAGGCTTTAGACTCTGACTAACTTGGTTTATAGAGCAATTCATGTTTTGACACCCATTTGTTTCAAAACAGTATTATGGTTGAGTATTAACTATGTATTTGACGCTTCCTAGAAATGAGTGTTGCACTTGCTATGAGAAAGGAAATTATAAACATAGTAAGCAGAAAGTACTGGGGCTCCTGAAACGGAATGATtgcgtgtgcatgcatgtgtgtgtgattcTAATTATATTGGTAAAGCACAGGAAGCTTCCCTGAGGATGTGATACGCAACTCTGTAGCTTTGAGGAAATTACTTTACCTCGCTGAATTTCATTTGTCTCACTTTCAGCATGGAGATAATAGTGCACTATAGGTTGTGTTGATTAAGTGAACCATGAGTATTGAAGGGCTCAGTCTGGAACTTGGTACAGAGTGGTAGTAACTGCTGCTCTTATCCTCATGAGGGTCTGTCCATTCCTTCCAGACCCCTTGCTGATGCAGCTGCGGCCCCCTCTCAGTGAGCCGGCCTTGGCTTTTGTGGTGGCACTGGGTGCCAGCAGCAGTGAGGAGGTGGAGCTGGAGCTGCAAGGCCGAATGGAGTTCTCCAAGGCAGCTGTGTCTCGTGTGGTAGAGGCCTCAGACCGCCTACAGCGCCGGGTGGAGGAACTCTGTCAGCGAGTGTACAGCCGAGGTGGGTTCTTTGTGCCCATACCCAAGGGGTGTCCATCCCCACCTGCATCTTGATGGCACCCCTTCCTGATTCCCCTAATGCCCGAGTCCAAGGGCGGCCAGAATTTCCCAAGGAATAAATCAGCCATGTTCTTGGAAGAGGTAGGTTAGGCTGTAGATGGGGGTTCCAACTTTGATTCCGGGATTGAATGCTAGAGAGATGGGTTGGAGGAGTTGTTGATGCCGGTAGAGCCTCCTGGCCAGAGGCCCCTCTGGAGCACTTGGTGTGGGTTGCGGATCCACAAGGCATAGCTTCAAGGGCTCAGGCCTTGTAGGTTGACAGGCTTCTCCCACCTTAGTTCTGCCACCCTCACCTGGACATGCTGGGAAAGTGGCTCCCCTCTCTGAGCTGGTTTTCTTCTCTGTGCAGTGGGGATAAAGACTCCTGGCTTTGTCATGAGAAATGGGCAAGACAGCTGGTGGATCACACTGGGTATATAGCAGACTCCAGAATGAGTTAGTTGTTTGCCCCATTGCCCTGAGCTGGGCTCTTACCTGGGCCCTGCCTTCCCAGGGGACAGTGAGCCCCTCAGTGAGGCGGCTCAGGCACGCACCCGAGAGCTGGGCCGTGAGAACCGGCGACTGCAGGACTTGGCCACTCAGCTGCAGGAGAAACACCACCGCATCTCATTGGAGGTGAGGAGCCGGGGGCTTTGGGGGTGGGATTAGAATCAGGCAGGATTTGGGTTAGATGGGCACTCAGGGACCTCAGGAACCAAGTCCCCCATCCAAGCATCTGCTCCCTCATTGTTCCCAGTACTCTGAGCTCCAGGATAAAGTGACATCGGCAGAGACCAAGGTGCTGGAGATGGAGACAACAGTGGAGGACTTGCAGTGGGACATCGAGAAGCTGCGGAAGCGAGAGCAAAAGCTCAATAAGCACCTGGCAGAGGCCTTAGAGCAGGTGGGGCAGGGGTGCTGGGGCAGGTGAGGCAAGGCTGGGCCCTTGGGCCTTAGCTCCTCCCCTCTACATCCATTGCCTGTCTGTTTTCTCTCCACAGCTTAACTCTGGCTACTATGTATCTGGGAGCTCCTCAGGCTTCCAGGGGGGCCAGATCACACTCAGCATGCAGAAGGTGAGTGGCGTTTTCCTCCCACCCCTTCTCACAACCTCTTCTCTGTTGCACTCTTGAAATTCCCCTCAGGACAAAGGACAAACATCCATCTCCGAGGCCCTTCCTGGTCACTCCTGCTGCTGTTTCTTTCATGCATTCATATACTTGTTGAGTAGATTTTTGAACACTTAGTGCTAGGCACGAGGCATATTGGCGAGAACAAAATAGAGGTCAAAACTTTCATGGACcagacaagaaataaataaaagaatatgttTTTAGGTTTTACTTGTGGTAACAGACAAGAAATCAGTAAAATAGCATATCAGTGTGTTATGAGTACCACAAAGATAAGGCACAGAAGAGAGAGCTAAGAGTGAGTTGGAGTCAGTTGGCATCTGGTGGTCACTGTGCCCTTTTTCCCTTTATTAGCACTTTAGGCCTTCCTGGAATGCTTCCGTGACTCCCCATCAGTTAAGAGCCTTAGTTCCCAGCACCGACCATGCAGTAttgaattttctcccatttttctggGAGCCCTTAGGAAAGTACTTGGTTTGGGGTGTCAGAATCGATCATTGCCCTGCACGGGGTGCTTGGGGTGGAGTGTATGCTGGGGATGTAAGGGAGGCCTGCTGCCACGTCTGGCCCTGCCTCCCATGGCCCTGCCTCCCACTCCTCAGTTTGAGATGCTGAATGCAGAGTTAGAGGAAAACCAGGAACTGGCCAACAGCCGCATGGCAGAGCTGGAGAAACTGCAGGCCGAACTTCAGGGGGCTGTGCGGACCAATGAGCGCCTCAAGGTGGGCTGCCGTAGGGGCTGAGAGGGCCTGGGCCTGTAAGGGAGGGACTGAGCCCTGAATCCTGTTGCTGATCCCATTTGGGCATCCCTGCCCCAGGTGGCCCTGCGGAGCCTTCCTGAGGAGGTAGTGCGGGAGACGGGGGAGTACCGCATGCTGCAGGCCCAATTCTCACTGCTCTACAACGAGTCTCTGCAAGTGAAGACCCAGCTAGACGAGGCTCGGGGCCTGCTGCTGGCCACAAAGAACTCCCACCTGCGACACATCGAGCACATGGAGGTATGGCCCTGGAACAGGCGTTAGGGCTGGGCTAAGGGCCAAACTGTTAGTGTTGACGTGTTTGTGCCTTCCGAGGCCCTGTGTGCCAGCCAGGGGTCCCTGGGGAATAGATTCTTCCTAAGATACTGAGTCCTGAGGTGGGACCGAGGGGCTGTGTGGGTCCTTAACACATCAACCCACAGAGCGACGAGCTGGGGCTGCAGAAGAAGCTACGCACAGAGGTCATTCAGCTGGAGGACACGCTGGCCCAGGTACGCAAGGAGTATGAGATGCTGCGCATCGAGTTTGAGCAGAATCTGGCGGCCAACGAGCAGGCGGGTATGTGGTGAGGATAGGGCGGAGGTGGGGCCTTATCTGGGAGTGCTGGGCCTTGGTGTGGGGCTGCTGCTTATCCAGATGCAAGAGGCTAAGGCTGTTTTTTTCACAGAGCCTCGGCTTCCTATGCAAAACAGGGCCTGCACTGCTTGGCTCCCAGGCACAGTGAGGGTCACGCCAGCTGGGGTGGCTGATGGAGCAGGCACATGCAGAGTCTGAGCTGTCAGCCCTGTCCTCATTCTTCTGGTCTGATGACGTCTCTGTCTCTCAGATACTTGTGTTACAAAGATTTATCAAATGCCACCTCTGagccaggctctgttctagggTTTGGGGTTATgccagtgaacaaaacagaattcCTGCCATGTGGAGCAACATTCTGATACAAGACAGACTAGAGGAAGACGAACtaatagaagaaaaatggaaaatgtgtTAGCTCTTGACAGATAGGAAAGTAAAGCAGAAAAGGAAGATAGGAAGTATCAGGAGAAAGGGTGTTGCAATTTTGGATAGGAGGCCAGGGAAATGTACTGGGAAGGTGATATTTAAGAATCTAGAAGAAGTTGACTAACTTTTGTGAATGTTACAGTTACCTTCTCTATTAAAGGGAATTggatgtataaaaaaaaaaaagaaaaaacctaggccaggtgtggtgattcatgtctgtaatcccagcactttgggaggccaaggtgggaggatcacttgaggccaggaatttgagaccagccagggcaacaaagtgagacactgtttctatttaaaacaaaaaacaacaaaaaaaaatattctacatTAGCAAAAATCGTATGAATAGGCAGTGTCAAGTTAATTTTGGGTGAGTTTCCTTGAAGTCAGCATTATTTACTTTGATGAGTTCATGCTCCGTTGAGGCTGCAATGTTCCCCTCCTGCACAGTGGGAGTGATGGCATAGCCTCTTACCCCACTGAGgggttgaagtcctaacccagGAACTGGTTCTGACACCTTTACTTGCTGATGTTCCTCCAGGGCCCATCAACCGTGAGATGCGCCACCTGATTAGTAGTCTTCAAAACCACAACCACCAGCTAAAAGGGGACGCCCAGCGATACAAGCGGAAGCTTCGAGAAGTACAAGCTGAGATTGGCAAGGTGAGAAGGGGCCTGCCTGGGAAAAGGTTTGGCTAGACTCCAGTGAACACCATCTGACTTCAtccctcttcctctctgcctTTGCAGCTCCGGGCCCAGGCCAGTGGCTCTGCCCACTCCACCCCCAACCTGGGCCACCCAGAGGATTCTGGCCTCAGTGCCCCAGCCCCAGGGAAAGAGGAGGGTGGGCCAGGCCCTGTCAGTACCCCCGACAACAGAAAGGAGATGGCTCCAGTGCCTGGCACCACCACTACTACCACTTCAGTGAAGAAGGAGGAGCTGGTCCCCTCTGAAGAGGACTTCCAGGGTGTAACCCCTGGGGCCCAGGGCCCTTCCTCCCGGGGCCGAGAACCTGAGGCCAGGCCCAAGCGGGAGCTTCGGGAACGGGAAGGTCCCGGCCTAGGACCTCCACCTGTAGCCTCCACTCTCTCAAGGGCTGATCGGgagaaggccaaggtggaagaaaCCAAGCGGAAGGAATCAGAACTCCTCAAGGGTCTCCGAGCAGAGCTCAAGTGAGGCTCTGTTCCTGTCTCCTTCCTGACCCTGCCAGGTGGCCTCTAGTCCCACTCACTAAGACTTCCTCCTGTACCTTCTTGCCAGGAAGGCCCAGGAGAGCCAGAAGGAGATGAAACTGCTGCTGGATATGTACAAGTCAGCGCCCAAGGAGCAGCGGGATAAGGTGCAGCTCATGGCAGCGGAACGCAAGGCCAAGGCCGAGGTGAGGGCAGCTGGGGCTTGTGGGGCATTCAGAAAGGCAGAGCAGAGTCCTAGCTCAGCAGGAAGCAGTGTCAAGAGAGTTTCTTTTTCCCTGTGCTATAGGTTGATGAGCTGCGGAGCCGCATCCGGGAATTGGAGGAGAGGGATCGAAGGGAGAGCAAGAAGATCGCAGATGAGGATGCCCTGCGGCGCATTCGGCAGGCAGAGGAGCAGATAGAACACCTGCAGCGCAAGCTGGGTGCCACCAAGCAGGTGCGGCCCATGTGGTGCCCTCGTGTCAGAGCACAGGGAGTTCCCTTCATACCCTGTTTGGTGCCTCTAGTGCCTGCAGCACCTTGATGATCTGGGTCCCCTCTGTGGTTCTTTGCTTCGCTGCGTTTTCCCATGGTTCCCCCACAGCCATCCTGTCCACTTCCCACGTTCCATCTTGTCTCTGTCCACTTgctgcaggaggaggaggctcTGCTCTCAGAGATGGATGTGACAGGTCAGGCTTTTGAGGACATGCAGGAACAGAACGGGCGGCTGCTACAGCAGTTGCGGGAAAAGGATGATGCCAACTTTAAGCTAATGTCAGAGCGGATCAAGGCCAACCAGATTCACAAGCTGCTGCGGGAGGAGAAGGATGAGTTGGGCGAGCAGGTCCTTGGCCTCAAGTCCCAGGTATGGCCGCCACCAGCTTGcaggctggagctggagaggTGGGGGTCATGGCCCTGAGTCCTCCTCTGGTCCTTAGGTGGATGCCCAGCTGCTGACTGTGCAGAAGCTGGAGGAGAAGGAGCGAGCCTTGCAGGGCAGCCTCGGGGGTGTGGAGAAGGAGCTGACGCTGCGCAGCCAAGCCCTGGAGCTCAACAAGCGGAAGGTGAGGCTGGGCCAGGGGGACACACAGCTTGGGCTGCTGGCTCACCTCCTCACCTTCCGGTTCTGCTCAGAGCACCCGACGCAATAGCCTGAGGTGAAGCCAGGCTGTCACAGAACAGCTCACACATATTGAACATTTACATGTGCCAGACCACATGCTGAGTACTTGACATGCTTGGTCACATTTCAGTCTCACTAATCCTATCAAGATGGTGTttacgggcgtggtggctcacgtctgtaatcccaacactttgggaaacagaggcgggaggtttgcttgaggccaggagttggagaccagcctgggcaacatagtgagaccccatctctacaaaaaaatttttaaattagctgggtgtgctggtgcacgcctgtagtcccagcttctcgagTGACAGGCTGacaggtgagaggatcacttgaacccaggaggttgaggctgcagtgagctacgatcgcaccactgcactgcagtctgggtgacaagagcgagactctgtccctagggaaaaaaaaacaaaagatggattttttttttttttttttttttttttgagatggagtcttgttctgtcgcctgggctagagtgcagtggtgcgatctcggctcactgcaacctctgcctcccaggttcaagcaactctcccacctcagcctctcaagtagctgggattacaggcgcgcaccaccacgcctggctaatttttgtatttttttttagtagagacagggtttcaccatgttgaccaggctggtatcgaactcctgaccttgtgatccacccacattggcctcccaaagtgctggggttacagcgtgagccactgcacctggctggattttgtttttagcctcattttataaataaggaaactgaggctcagggaggtggaTTGTTCTGCTCAAGAGGGAGTGGCCCTAATATTTGGGTCCAAGCCTCCTTGACTCCAGGCTCTACCTTCTAACCACTCGCTGGTGAACTGTAAAGTGGGGATGATGTTCTTTGTCACATA
This sequence is a window from Gorilla gorilla gorilla isolate KB3781 chromosome 18, NHGRI_mGorGor1-v2.1_pri, whole genome shotgun sequence. Protein-coding genes within it:
- the RNF40 gene encoding E3 ubiquitin-protein ligase BRE1B isoform X1, with the protein product MSGPGNKRAAGDGGSGPPEKKLSREEKTTTTLIEPIRLGGISSTEEMDLKVLQFKNKKLAERLEQRQACEDELRERIEKLEKRQATDDATLLIVNRYWAQLDETVEALLRCHESQGELSSAPEAPGTQEGPTCDGTPLPEPGTSELRDPLLMQLRPPLSEPALAFVVALGASSSEEVELELQGRMEFSKAAVSRVVEASDRLQRRVEELCQRVYSRGDSEPLSEAAQARTRELGRENRRLQDLATQLQEKHHRISLEYSELQDKVTSAETKVLEMETTVEDLQWDIEKLRKREQKLNKHLAEALEQLNSGYYVSGSSSGFQGGQITLSMQKFEMLNAELEENQELANSRMAELEKLQAELQGAVRTNERLKVALRSLPEEVVRETGEYRMLQAQFSLLYNESLQVKTQLDEARGLLLATKNSHLRHIEHMESDELGLQKKLRTEVIQLEDTLAQVRKEYEMLRIEFEQNLAANEQAGPINREMRHLISSLQNHNHQLKGDAQRYKRKLREVQAEIGKLRAQASGSAHSTPNLGHPEDSGLSAPAPGKEEGGPGPVSTPDNRKEMAPVPGTTTTTTSVKKEELVPSEEDFQGVTPGAQGPSSRGREPEARPKRELREREGPGLGPPPVASTLSRADREKAKVEETKRKESELLKGLRAELKKAQESQKEMKLLLDMYKSAPKEQRDKVQLMAAERKAKAEVDELRSRIRELEERDRRESKKIADEDALRRIRQAEEQIEHLQRKLGATKQEEEALLSEMDVTGQAFEDMQEQNGRLLQQLREKDDANFKLMSERIKANQIHKLLREEKDELGEQVLGLKSQVDAQLLTVQKLEEKERALQGSLGGVEKELTLRSQALELNKRKAVEAAQLAEDLKVQLEHVQTRLREIQPCLAESRAAREKESFNLKRAQEDISRLRRKLEKQRKVEVYADADEILQEEIKEYKARLTCPCCNTRKKDAVLTKCFHVFCFECVRGRYEARQRKCPKCNAAFGAHDFHRIYIS
- the RNF40 gene encoding E3 ubiquitin-protein ligase BRE1B isoform X2, producing the protein MSGPGNKRAAGDGGSGPPEKKLSREEKTTTTLIEPIRLGGISSTEEMDLKVLQFKNKKLAERLEQRQACEDELRERIEKLEKRQATDDATLLIVNRYWAQLDETVEALLRCHESQGELSSAPEAPGTQEGPTCDGTPLPEPGTSELRDPLLMQLRPPLSEPALAFVVALGASSSEEVELELQGRMEFSKAAVSRVVEASDRLQRRVEELCQRVYSRGDSEPLSEAAQARTRELGRENRRLQDLATQLQEKHHRISLEYSELQDKVTSAETKVLEMETTVEDLQWDIEKLRKREQKLNKHLAEALEQLNSGYYVSGSSSGFQGGQITLSMQKFEMLNAELEENQELANSRMAELEKLQAELQGAVRTNERLKVALRSLPEEVVRETGEYRMLQAQFSLLYNESLQVKTQLDEARGLLLATKNSHLRHIEHMESDELGLQKKLRTEVIQLEDTLAQVRKEYEMLRIEFEQNLAANEQAGPINREMRHLISSLQNHNHQLKGDAQRYKRKLREVQAEIGKLRAQASGSAHSTPNLGHPEDSGLSAPAPGKEEGGPGPVSTPDNRKEMAPVPGTTTTTTSVKKEELVPSEEDFQGVTPGAQGPSSRGREPEARPKRELREREGPGLGPPPVASTLSRADREKAKVEETKRKESELLKGLRAELKKAQESQKEMKLLLDMYKSAPKEQRDKVQLMAAERKAKAEVDELRSRIRELEERDRRESKKIADEDALRRIRQAEEQIEHLQRKLGATKQEEEALLSEMDVTGQAFEDMQEQNGRLLQQLREKDDANFKLMSERIKANQIHKLLREEKDELGEQVLGLKSQVDAQLLTVQKLEEKERALQGSLGGVEKELTLRSQALELNKRKAVEAAQLAEDLKVQLEHVQTRLREIQPCLAESRAAREKESFNLKRAQEDISRLRRKLEKQRKVEVYADADEILQEEIKEYKVRAAA